The DNA region GTGAAATTTGATAGATTTAATGGATTACTTGACAatggtaaattaacattaacaacTAAAGATGGTGATACAACGtaagtttaatattaatcaataatttcgtgaaccaattttttattacaattaataattatttaattactaatattcatgttttattaagtgaaaaaaaatcgcCTCGTGttgattattcattatttatttatttatttattcttcaattttttgaataaacttttaataaaaaatttacaggtTTACTTTCCATCACACATTGAGCCTTGAAGTCAAAAAAACATCTACAACTTTACCAGATGAAATAGTCGCTGAGCTAAAAGAACCACCTAAAATTAGTACATCTGATATCAGGATTCCAAATAAGGATTATTATTACAGAATAActgttgaggaaaaaaaaccACCTAGAACAAAACTTTCGagaattagtaatttttttgtctctgTTCCAgcttataaattatcattaaaaaccTCGAAAGATGAATATAAGtaagttgattattaatcaataattttgaattgattttttttcattattataattattcatttgatatattcataattaattaacatatattgattattaagcATTCACAGACTATTGATAAAAAgtatacattattaataatattatttttatttctcaggTTGCCTTCAAATTCACCATCAAGATTGAAAGACGCATTCCCAATAATTGGAAATTTCAGTTACTCATTCGAAGAGACAGTAAAAATACAAGCAGACGATAGTGATGAAGTGTAAGTtgaatattaaacaataattttaaacctttcttttaattatcagATCTACTTATTATCgcagttttaattatttattcatatctCGATAATATTGAATggtagataataaatatacatcattaataatgctattaatattttacagttatcatttgaaacataatgtgaaaattgaatgtgacaaaaaagtaaatgaaaatttacaaaatataattgctACTAAAAAAGTATCTGTAAAAGATATGATACCTGGAGGAACACTTGTAGTATTAGATAGTGGTACAGTAGTATTCAAAACACAAGATGGTTGTAAAGTgtaagttgaatatttatcaattatttcttgATAGAATCTTttagttatcaaaattactttaaatcaatatttttctaagtCGAAAATactaaactatttttaattttaactgtttatctatatttccaataaattgttcatataaaatatacattaatgataatattatttttcttttacagtGTTGTCAGAAAGAAAGTAGACTTGGTAATTTTCGAAGATGGTCAAAAAATAGCATATATTGATGGGCTGCCACAGTTTATGTTGGATTATgtttaaatcaacaaacaaaagtatttttaaactataataaataattattgattttttaaaaatatgtatcatTACAAAgcaaaaagttattattaaaaataacaatttatcaagctataataaaaaattttaaaataataaaatgaaatatataaaaattaaaaacttaattgaaattttataacttgaattttatttcatatatttattgtttttattttaataataataaacggtaatgtatacaaaaaaaaaaaacaatcaatgtGTAATTAGTTATGTAAGTTAGTAATTTCATTTCTATATAATGAAGAAACAAAGTAACATCAACACTAAGAGCGAGACGGGCGACTATGCACTTACCGTGGCTACGGCTTTCCTTTACGATTGGGTTCGTAGGGATGGGGTTATAGGTGATTACTACTCCCGTAGTAAGACGACCCTATGACCTTCTCTACCTGTTGTCATGGCCTTTCACTGTCAGACCAGGTACGCTACACGTCTCTcatatttttgcatttttgttttctattattacaattttttttttttttttttcatctatattCTTAAGATTTGTCTATCATGTATTGAAATTACAATTACGCGGCTATCGTACGTTTTCAGTACCAACTCCATTTTTCTTTCGTTATGTTTAAAAGAGAAAGACAGaaacaattatcaataaatagataatgtaaataaaaaagcctACAATCCAATAACaacatttatcaataaatatatatatttataatttaaaattataaaaaaaaaaaaataataacaagaaaaagaaagagagataaattaaataactattaaaatatatatgaaaaatttgtgattgataattaataataatatcaattgtgttaaattaaaataattaaaataaaaaaatactttaaatagtttttttttcatgagataatattaattgaaatatgaaattataaattatttaaaatttgagacaatcgaaatatttcaattcaacCAATTtacaattactaaaattaaataaatatttttctatatttaagaaaaaatcaataataaaaagttatttctggataataattaagtaaaaatctttcaagataaatattcctcaaaagaaaataaataaatgaggaAATAAATCGACAATGATCTAAAAAACCAAAGgagacttttttttcttattttatttgcagcttctctatatatttcaaataaaattatatacctgATAAATCGTCAATTTTCCAAGTGCCTTTAGGCTCaagtttttcatcaaattatttaatcattatacACAATGTAATTCACCCCTCGAGTGACACTAGAATAGCGTAGCTCTAATATCCAATTATCTCAcgtaaaatatagaaaaataaaaaaagtaagtatatataaaaaagaggatgaaaaataaattacgtaTTTGTGGAGCTTGCACGTGAGAAACATCAAAGTGCTTTTGCAGATCGGTAACGCTATTGgcgttataaaattattatatattaagaagaaaaaaaaaaaaggtttttcaGTTCTCTATAATCTATTTTCCTGTTTTAATTTCCAAGTTCAAATATCAACCACAGTGGAATAGAATGCGCGATAATCGTCGCACGTGTTTTCACTCTCGTTTTCTCTCTCTGATCTTCTTGGTTTTCCAATATTCCATGTGACAACTGACATTCGCTGCTCCCACGTTGTCTAGCAGTTTAATCTGTATTGTTAATAacgcaattattattaataaatattttttcttgttttgaacagaaaaataaataataaaaatgagtgAAATTGTGAAAATACCATTGCGACTTGTTAAAAcaacatattatattacaacaCAAAACACAACAAAATTTCTACTACAATCCATTTGCCACATGAAAAATGCTTGtagtaatattattgaaaatttaattgcatCAGGTAAATCATCTTATTcttgtaattataaatgaaaatttttaaagcatatatgtataatatatacctgtaattttaaaagtatagaccaagttttgaaataaaatcgaGCTATGCCGAATGATGCAATAGAACTTGAAATATACCACGTGTAGTTCGATTactgttgacaaaattttatttttattattattaattattttttatactattcaattttaaataattattataattcatcaaatattttatattttttattcaacattgtatttattataattaatgtatGTAtcattctaatttttattatttattgtttttatacagCTCAAAAACAATCAGCTGGatgttggaaaattattaagaTCCATCCAGTGccttcaacatttatttttatgaatattgcTATTATTTACTGTGCATATAAAATTAGAACAAATCCTTTTTTCCGGGAACGTATTAACATGTTGATTGCAGCTAGGGAGGAAACTTTAAAGTATTCTATAATTCCATCAAAAACTATTACATCTAGTGTGTTATTTGATGACGGTGAAATACTAATATTTACAAGAGAAGGCGATAGATTGTGAGTTGaacaatttttgattaataaatttatttaattaatattttattaagttgataatattaacctaatttataaaagttgattatttatttttataatacatagttatttattattattttacagtctCGTAAACGATAACAcacgtaatttaataattggcGAAGAATTGGATGCAAACATAGAAGAACCATTTCCAAGAGGAAAACCAAAACGAATAAAACTTGGTGAAATTAATGGATTACTtgataatggtaaattaacatTGGAAGATGGTGATACAACgtaagtttaaaataattaatcaataatatttcgtgaacaatttttcattataattaataattatttaattattagtattcatgtttttttaagtgaaaaaaaaatcaactagtattgattatttattaattttttaaataaacttttaataaaaaatttacagattTACTTTTCATCACACATTGAGCCTTGAAGTCAAAAAAACGTCTACAACTTTACAAGATGAAGTAGCTGCTAAGGAAAAAGAACCATCTAAAATACAACTAAcgaaaattagtaaatttaatatctcaGTTTCAGataatgaattatcattaaaaacatCGAAAGGTGAAAATAAGtaagttgattattaatcaataattttgaaagatttttttcattattataattattcatttgatatattcatataattaattaacatattgATTATCAATCATTCACaaactattgataaaaaatatacattattaataatattatttttattttacaggtGGCCAGACACTACCATCGTTCAATTTAATCTTGTTTATTCATACATTCTTCCAATAActgaaaattttagtttttcattcCAACGTATAGTAAAAATACAAGCAGACGATAGTGATGAAGTGTAAGTtgaatattaaacaataattttaaacctttattttgattatcagGTTTACTTATTatcagttttaattatttattcatatttccATTGAATAGTAGATAATAATTCACatacataattaataatgctatttatattttacagtttttatttcaaacaaaatgtaaattttgaatatgacAGAAAATTGGATGAAAATTCACAAAATAGAATTATTGCTAAAGCACTATCTATAGAAGATATGGTATCTAAAACAACATATGCAGAATTTTATAGTGGTGCAGTAGTATTCAAAACAcaagatggaaaaaaaatgtaagttaaatgtttttttatgttaaaaatactCAGCTATTTTGAgtttcaagtatttatttatattcccgataaattgtttatataaaatatacattaataataatattattttcattttacagtATTGCCAGACAGAAATGTGAAATAATACTTCTcaaagatgttaaaaaaatagatcttTATGCGAAGCCGTACTTAACTTTTGATTATGTTTAAATCTagttctttgtttatttttattagtgcAACGGACATAAAAGAgtttttaaactataaaaaataaataagttttagaaattaatttataattaataattattgattttcttAAAATATGTATCATTACAAAGCGaatagttattattaaaaaaaaaaaatttatgtagctataataaaaatttttaaaataataaaataaaataaataaaaattaaaaacttaattgaaattttataacttgtattgaattttatattcattgtttaatttaaataaaaaaaaaaattataatttatctttttttttttttacctgtttataaaattcatttaaattttcctaAATATTCCTAGTACCCTGATGAATAttcttattaaaaattttagtaaaaaaaaatatttttcgatgAATTCTACAAAGCTGTGTGtctacattaaaataataatcatttcgATTCAATTGCAATTCATTAAGTCAAGTTTGAATTGGtttgaattgaattaattCTATAAAAACAAAGCTAGGGTTTTTTAGTttcttattataaataaaaacgaaaaatctTCCTGTTAATTTTCAAGTTCAAATATTAACCACAGTGAAAAAGACTGCGTGATAATCGTCGCATGCGTTTTGTACAGTTTTGTAGTTTTTTGGAATGCAATGATCAGaggttaaaataaattttattgatctataaatttttataaaacaaagtaattaatataaacatcattaaaaatgatatctaAAACAGCAATGGGTATTGCTGTTGGCATTGCCAGTGCAGTTGTTGgttattgcatttattttgaCAAACAACGTCGTAATGATCCAGACTTCAAAAAGAAACTTCGTGAACGTAAgtcaattttattctttttttttcatcaaaataatcaagttgattgattatttatcattcaatatttattgtcaatcaatattcaatattatttcatttaaatatatcactcatatttttttctcaatatatcatttacttttttttttttttgttgaaaggTTAGGAATACATTTCATCaccaccattttttttatttttttttatctcgccGACTGATAAATTCACCAGGCTAAATTCACTTTGCATGAGGTTTTAtgtaattacttttttaatgtttaatttattttattttcaggcaggaaaaataaaaaacaagcatCTAAATGTGGATCTGAAATTCCTGATTTGACTGATCCAGAACTTGTACAAAAATTCTTCCTTCAagaggtaatttatttattttccaattaatattattaaataaatttccaagcaattatttttatccatgtttatagttttaaaaacaatataaaattattaatttttaagtctGTTGATAGAGAATAGATTTTACTTAAAAGATGATGAAagtattgttgattttaattgataGTAATGTTGCTTTACTTTGTtgagaaatattaatattattttcattaattttcaagGTTCAACTTGGTGAGGAACTCCTTGCAGCTGGTGATTTAGATGGTGGAATTGAACACTTGGCAAATGCTGTTGCTGTTTGTGGTCAGCCACGAGAACTTCTCAGTGTTTTACAAAAGACACTTCCACCACAAGTTTTCCATCTCTTGGTACAGAGATTACCCTCAGTTGGAAATGTAATTACAAATAGaataagttttaaattaactgattaaacaatatattgcaaaaaaaaaaaaaaccaaaaaaacaCTTATTATATCTCTTATTAAATATTGCAGAAATTTGCATCACGTGCTGCAATGACTGAAGAAGACGtcgagtaaaataaataatcttaaaaagaaaaagatttttaaacaaattaaaaatccagTTGGTTATTTCTAAATACATGAGTGTTTGAAGCATAAGTATATGAATGAAAACGAGATAAGaaactattgataaaaaaaacttttaaaaaaaaaaattgttgacaaTGTTTTTGTAGATTAAAATCGAAATCCTTAagtctaatattttttctttcaaaatgTATGTATGTGTACGTGTGTTGTGTCTATTGaaagacaaatatttttatcaacaaaaacatttaaaataacccaaataacatttttattttatttaccaataTCCCAATGACTCACAgattcatcaattaaaatcTGCTGTCTtctttttacaatatatatatattttctaaacatACAGTATCTACTTCAccgttac from Aphidius gifuensis isolate YNYX2018 linkage group LG5, ASM1490517v1, whole genome shotgun sequence includes:
- the LOC122857682 gene encoding mitochondrial import receptor subunit TOM20 homolog B, yielding MISKTAMGIAVGIASAVVGYCIYFDKQRRNDPDFKKKLRERRKNKKQASKCGSEIPDLTDPELVQKFFLQEVQLGEELLAAGDLDGGIEHLANAVAVCGQPRELLSVLQKTLPPQVFHLLVQRLPSVGNKFASRAAMTEEDVE